From one Colletotrichum destructivum chromosome 3, complete sequence genomic stretch:
- a CDS encoding Putative small GTP-binding protein — MPARQWTTLAPIRRYLCETSILPFPPPYTPTTKAVVDNEHSIVHPLFGPSSLFLLYYLISTTLKMSASLRSVAPFLRTARASLRQGNVSPLQAALKRKNVSPVLNIYRTYAVFERTKPHVNIGTIGHVDHGKTTLSAAITKRQAEKGLANFLEYGAIDKAPEERKRGITISTAHIEYSTDNRHYSHVDCPGHADYIKNMITGAANMDGAIIVVAASDGQMPQTREHLLLARQVGVQKIVVFVNKVDAIDDPEMLELVEMEMRELLSTYGFEGDETPVIMGSALMALNNQRNDIGNEKIDDLLKAVDEWIPTPSRDLEKPFLMSVEDVFSISGRGTVVSGRVERGLLKRDTEVEIVGKGDVIIKSKVTDIETFKKSCEESRAGDNSGLLLRGVKREDIRRGMVVCKPGTVKAHSRFLTSLYVLSKDEGGRHTGFHENYKPQMYLRTADESVTLNFPEGTEDASTKMVMPGDNVEMVATLHNPSAIEVGQRFNVREGGRTVATGLITRILE, encoded by the exons ATGCCGGCCCGCCAATGGAC GACACTGGCTCCCATCAGACGATACCTCTGCGAAACCTCCatcctccccttcccccccccttacaCTCCAACCACAAAAGCCGTTGTCGACAACGAGCATTCCATCGTCCATCCCCTCTTCggtccttcttctctctttctatTGTACTATTTAATATCCACAACCCTCAAAATGTCCGCCTCTCTCAGATCCGTTGCGCCGTTCCTCCGGACGGCGCGCGCCTCGCTGCGCCAGGGCAATGTCAGCCCCCTTCAGGCTGCCCTGAAGAGGAAGAACGTCTCTCCCGTCCTCAACATCTATCGCACATACGCTGTTTTCGAGCGGACAAAGCCCCACGTCAACATTG GTACCATTGGCCACGTCGATCACGGAAAG ACCACTCTgtccgccgccatcaccaaaagacaggccgagaagggccTCGCCAACTTCCTCGAGTATGGTGCCATTGACAAGGCTCCTGAGGAACGCAAGCGTGGTATCACCATCTCCACCGCCCACATTGAGTACTCGACCGACAACCGCCACTACTCCCACGTCGACTGCCCTGGTCACGCCGATTACATCAAGAACATGATTACCGGTGCCGCCAACATGGAcggcgccatcatcgtcgtcgctgctTCCGACGGTCAGATGCCCCAGACCCGTGAGCACTTGCTGCTCGCTCGCCAGGTCGGTGTCCAGAAGattgtcgtcttcgtcaacaaggtcgacgccatcgacgacccCGAGATgctggagctcgtcgagATGGAGATGCGCGAGCTTCTGAGCACCTATGGCTTCGAGGGTGACGAGACCCCCGTCATCATGGGTTCCGCCCTTATGGCCCTCAACAACCAGAGGAACGACATCGGCAACGAAAAGATCGACGATCTCCTtaaggccgtcgacgagtgGATCCCCACTCCTAGCCGTGACCTCGAGAAGCCCTTCCTCATgtccgtcgaggacgtcttctccatctccggCCGCGGTACTGTCGTCAGTGGCCGTGTCGAGCGTGGTCTCCTGAAGAGGGATACCGAGGTCGAGATTGTCGGCAAGGGCGACGTCATCATCAAGTCCAAGGTTACCGACATTGAGACCTTCAAGAAGTCTTGCGAGGAGTCCCGCGCCGGTGACAACtccggcctcctcctccgtggCGTCAAGCGCGAGGACATCCGCCGTGGTATGGTCGTCTGCAAGCCCGGTACCGTCAAGGCTCACTCCCGTTTCCTCACCTCTCTGTACGTGCTCTCCAAGGATGAGGGCGGCCGTCACACCGGCTTCCACGAGAACTACAAGCCCCAGATGTACCTccgcaccgccgacgagtcCGTCACCCTCAACTTCCCTGAAGGCACCGAAGATGCTAGCACCAAGATGGTCATGCCCGGTGACAACGTCGAGATGGTTGCTACCCTGCACAACCCTAGTGCCATCGAAGTCGGTCAGCGTTTCAACGTCCGTGAGGGTGGCCGCACCGTCGCCACTGGTCTCATTACTCGCATCCTGGAATAA
- a CDS encoding Putative small ribosomal subunit protein uS14: MSHESVWNSRPRTYGKGSRSCRVCKHTAGLIRKYDLNLCRQCFREKAKDIGFNKFR; this comes from the exons ATGTCTCACGAATCTGTCTGGAACTCCCGCCCCCGCACCTACGGCAAGGGCTCTCGCAGCTG CCGTGTCTGCAAGCACACCGCCGGTCTCATCCGCAAGTACGACCTCAACCTGTGCCGTCAGTGCTTCCGtgagaaggccaaggacatcGGCTTCAACAAG TTCCGCTAA
- a CDS encoding Putative p53-like transcription factor, DNA-binding domain superfamily, NDT80 DNA-binding protein has protein sequence MSTTVTYPVMAELKEPAHSNLWSNYGSPVQMSSRFNNSLDSGLGGHSANSPHAGRPRSTHPSVDHGSYPYGRYPQDESDAYERHSHPSLSSHHSFPNLKRPYSQTDQPPYQEIVQDLRDDGSKLTVNHDHKLLSFKRVQDKHTIVDQHGRMQQLELSAQLHGMFFLSEMPSNSTDGSILQPELTCYRRNLFQISGSLITPRGQLSVISETGETVPVNNTEVTISAIESVDGHPVRLIVIPWKTPPPNSPEITQSPDQEPASLPLIPFPDDGTEADGEYAVYPIGWRRLQFRIATANNGRRKELQQHFVLHLKVVGTLASGSKIVLTEATTAPVVVRGRSPRNFQARKEIPLLGSSAGSRGQALVETGLGIVAGPLAIKPQEAKARGLDMQMPRSAFTFNAGGPKMPGAPMGAMRSNSYPNWSSSNPVSMSQLPPAGSGSYPATTMGAEPYHKGALSGGGSFSGEAQDLPLQTSMPPVQLSLVANDQQQPPIRAQYAYVQSTTAPPPLSVSATAMAPNSDHALNVPRYVDNARPTKSPRHASQPSIGSMSHHESSPEYRYGSSYGAVSNNPSDIAPPSYKTEAPTSQSGPARDYYPPSSSWTTTAGEPTSTVAYSNSEGRPYGFADQYHSGGSAPTPKQEHGPAPPGPGSYSSAHRGSFDGMNHYSWNGN, from the exons ATGTCAACCACGGTAACCTACCCCGTCATGGCAGAGCTGAAAGAGCCGGCACATTCCAACTTGTGGTCGAACTATGGAAGTCCCGTCCAAATGTCGTCTAGATTCAACAACAGCCTGGATTCCGGCCTCGGAGGCCACTCTGCCAACTCACCACATGCAGGGCGCCCAAGAAGCACCCACCCGAGTGTAGACCACGGCTCGTATCCCTATGGTCGTTATCCTCAGGACGAGTCGGATGCCTACGAAAGACACTCGCATCCCAGCCTGTCGTCCCACCACAGCTTCCCCAACCTCAAAAGGCCCTACTCGCAGACCGACCAGCCGCCCTACCAGGAGATTGTCCAGGACCTGAGGGACGACGGCTCCAAGCTGACCGTCAACCACGACCATAAGCTGCTCTCCTTCAAGAGGGTGCAGGACAAGCACACCATCGTCGACCAGCATGGCCGGATGCAGCAGCTGGAGCTGTCGGCGCAGCTGCACGGGATGTTCTTCCTGTCCGAGATGCCCTCCAACAGCACCGACGGATCCATCCTCCAGCCCGAGCTAACCTGCTACCGCCGAAATCTCTTTCAGATCAGTGGTTCTCTTATCACCCCGCGAGGCCAGCTCTCTGTCATTtccgagacgggcgagacggtACCCGTCAACAACACGGAAGTAACCATCTCCGCAATCGAGTCGGTCGACGGTCACCCCGTCCGACTCATCGTTATCCCCTGGAAGACACCCCCGCCCAACTCGCCGGAAATCACGCAAAGCCCCGACCAGGAACCCGCGTCGCTCCCCTTAATCCCTTTCCCAGACGATGGCACGGAGGCTGATGGAGAGTACGCTGTATACCCTATCGGCTGGCGCCGGTTGCAGTTTAGAAT CGCAACGGCAAACAACGGGCGACGGAAGGAACTACAGCAACACTTTGTGCTTCACCTCAAGGTGGTTGGGACGTTggccagcggcagcaagaTCGTCCTCACCGAAGCAACGACGGCGCCTGTCGTGGTCCGTGGCCGCAGTCCTCGCAATTTCCAGGCCAGAAAGGAAATTCCCCTGCTGGGATCCAGCGCCGGCTCCAGGGGCCAGGCGTTGGTAGAGACTGGACTGGGTATCGTGGCTGGGCCGTTGGCCATCAAGCCGCAGGAGGCCAAAGCCAGAGGACTGGACATGCAGATGCCCCGGTCCGCCTTCACATTCAACGCCGGAGGCCCCAAGATGCCAGGAGCGCCGATGGGAGCCATGAGATCCAA TTCGTATCCCAACTGGTCGTCCTCAAACCCTGTCTCCATGTCGCAGCTACCGCCGGCCGGCTCGGGGAGCTACCCAGCGACCACAATGGGAGCGGAGCCCTATCACAAAGGTGCGCTTTCAGGCGGGGGGAGCTTCAGCGGAGAAGCCCAAGACTTGCCATTGCAAACGTCGATGCCACCGGTGCAGCTTTCGTTGGTGGCAAACGACCAGCAGCAACCACCCATCAGGGCACAGTACGCCTACGTGCAAAGCACGACTGCTCCACCGCCATTGTcggtgtcggcgacggcgatggcacCAAACTCGGATCACGCGCTCAATGTGCCTAGATACGTGGACAACGCCAGGCCGACCAAGAGCCCGAGGCATGCTAGCCAGCCATCGATTGGCTCCATGTCCCACCACGAATCCTCGCCCGAGTACCGATACGGGTCCTCGTACGGTGCCGTTAGCAACAACCCCAGCGACATTGCGCCGCCATCGTACAAGACGGAGGCTCCCACATCGCAGTCGGGTCCTGCTCGGGACTACTACCCGCCTTCGAGctcgtggacgacgacagcgggcgagccgacgtcgacggtggCTTACAGCAACAGCGAGGGAAGGCCATACGGTTTTGCCGACCAATACCACAGCGGGGGCTCTGCGCCAACGCCCAAACAGGAACACGGCCCTGCCCCGCCAGGTCCCGGGTCTTACAGTAGCGCCCACCGAGGCTCTTTTGATGGTATGAACCATTATTCCTGGAATGGCAATTAG
- a CDS encoding Putative Zinc finger, RING-type produces MPSYPFENPRLVVLGLALVGALWILLAPGNGGSSLFSASDLAIQRLRRHQQALDLLNTSKWADFAPRQNGSAADPLPRSLNLTGFRVEDGFAWDDLERFQERCLEWSHNAIPPVGGVNLWDIGEGEAVWQNATGAVKGTWVRKETMSKREWTSYNLSAITPSLYWSGSQSEWERNITGDQGKILMDLIDTGKYGKEISYQGVVEDGVASSGGKVRSAKASVTIEDVKGSGVNWEMRLHGVQWPRQGTILLTTTSEKFDGIFGLPHLTPSSDFFQSSQRLLNQTLAEVLRRKEKEVFNDGVMPWTSDLTNPPDTLNPTPHCEYIMYAQVHPPDRSRLDMKGFRPTREGMAKIISDIEQELRFPEGAPIRGVPELQLSAIIWSPDCAFFLETKGPPDFVSADGQHLQGMKTEIIYHKIRIWILLFTVVILSQALLLKHQMKESATPSTMGRISYSTISMMVMVDGGIFAAASMWALDASITYLESLSLLFAAFLSMSLGGFFLAEIHKVQEPENRRRAEREQNASIETPRTPATPAPTAEADSLPQPVTAGPRRRAPSPPVIVPFDQDIDAEIADAAGGAAAVPTAGRGAGGGHRIGPEVTFQAVIFRFAMIVSLILLVSIASTSWYPRVRNFFVNSVAMIYFSFWVPQIHRNIVRNCRRALTWQFMIGQSVLRLLPFAYFYVYDDNFLFAETDRRAFLVFCAWLWVQLWVLAFQYVLGPRFGIPKSWTPDAWDYHPVLREDGVESGGLPIGLLSEPGSPSLDRVQSGENRDGKGSSSLRAIDCAICREVLEVPVMRAGEEDPTAGGVVGVFTRRNYMVTPCRHIFHSACLEGWMRFRLQCPICREELPPL; encoded by the coding sequence ATGCCTTCGTACCCTTTCGAAAACCCGCGCCTCgtcgttctcggcctcgcACTCGTAGGCGCCCTCTGGATCCTCCTCGCACcgggcaacggcggcagTTCTCTCTTTTCCGCGTCCGATCTCGCAATCCAGCGCCTGCGGAGGCATCAGCAGGCGCTCGACCTGCTCAACACTTCGAAATGGGCAGACTTCGCCCCTCGCCAGAACGGCTCGGCCGCTGACCCCCTACCCAGGTCTCTCAACCTCACGGGGTTCCGCGTTGAAGACGGGTTTGCGTgggacgacctcgagcgATTTCAGGAGCGATGCCTGGAGTGGAGCCACAATGCGATTCCGCCCGTCGGGGGTGTGAACCTGTGGGACATTGGCGAGGGGGAGGCTGTTTGGCAGAACGCAACGGGTGCCGTCAAGGGGACGTGGGTGCGCAAGGAGACCATGTCGAAGAGGGAGTGGACGAGCTACAACCTGAGCGCCATCACGCCAAGTTTGTATTGGAGCGGCTCGCAGTCGGAGTGGGAGAGGAACATCACGGGCGACCAAGGCAAGATCCTGATGGATCTGATCGACACAGGAAAATACGGGAAGGAGATTTCTTAccagggcgtcgtcgaggacggcgtcgcctcGTCGGGGGGCAAGGTCCGCAGCGCCAAGGCTTCTGTCACCATCGAGGATGTAAAGGGCAGTGGCGTCAACTGGGAGATGCGGCTGCATGGCGTTCAATGGCCGCGCCAGGGGACCATCCTGCTGACCACCACGAGCGAGAAGTTTGACGGGATCTTTGGCCTGCCGCATCTCACGCCGAGCTCCGACTTCTTCCAATCGAGCCAGCGGCTCCTCAACCagacgctggccgaggtcctgcggaggaaagagaaggaggtgTTCAACGATGGCGTGATGCCGTGGACATCGGACCTGACCAACCCACCGGACACGCTCAACCCGACGCCGCATTGCGAGTACATTATGTATGCCCAGGTGCATCCCCCGGACAGGAGCCGCTTGGATATGAAGGGTTTCCGCCCGACCAGAGAGGGCATGGCGAAGATCATCAGCGACATTGAACAGGAACTCCGCTTTCCCGAGGGCGCGCCGATCCGGGGTGTTCCGGAGCTGCAGCTGTCGGCCATCATCTGGTCTCCCGATTGCGCTTTCTTTCTCGAGACGAAGGGGCCCCCAGACTTCGTGTCCGCGGACGGACAGCATCTGCAAGGCATGAAGACGGAGATCATCTACCACAAGATCAGGATATGGATCCTCCTGTTCACCGTGGTAATCCTCAGCCAAGCGCTACTGCTCAAGCACCAGATGAAGGAGTCAGCGACGCCATCGACCATGGGTCGCATTAGCTACTCGACGATCAGTATGATGGTCATGGTGGACGGCGGTATCTTCGCCGCGGCATCCATGTGGGCGCTGGACGCCAGCATTACGTATCTGGAGTCGCTGTCGCTCCTCTTTGCCGCGTTTCTGTCCATGTCGCTGGGCGGGTTCTTCTTGGCGGAAATACACAAGGTACAGGAACCCGAGAACAGGCGGCGGGCCGAGAGAGAACAGAACGCAAGCATTGAGACACCGCGCACACCGGCCACGCCTGCGCCGACGGCGGAAGCCGACTCCCTCCCGCAGCCGGTCACCGCAGGGCCCCGCAGGAGAGCGCCGTCGCCCCCGGTCATTGTTCCCTTTGACCAAGATATCGACGCCGAAATAGCAGACGCCGCGGGCGGTGCGGCAGCAGTGCCGACAGCGGGCAggggagccggcggcggccaccgAATCGGGCCGGAGGTCACGTTCCAGGCGGTCATCTTCCGTTTCGCCATGATCGTCTCGCTGatcctcctcgtctcgaTCGCGTCGACGTCCTGGTACCCGCGCGTGCGCAATTTCTTTGTCAACAGCGTGGCCATGATATACTTCTCTTTCTGGGTGCCGCAAATACACCGCAACATTGTGCGCAACTGCCGGCGCGCGTTGACTTGGCAGTTCATGATTGGCCAGTCGGTGCTGCGGCTGCTCCCCTTTGCCTACTTTTACGTCTACGATGACAACTTTCtcttcgccgagacggaTCGCCGCGCtttcctcgtcttctgcgCCTGGCTCTGGGTGCAGCTCTGGGTCCTCGCGTTCCAGTATGTGCTCGGCCCGCGGTTCGGCATCCCCAAGAGCTGGACGCCTGACGCGTGGGACTACCACCCTGTCCTTCGCGAGGACGGCGTTGAGTCGGGCGGGCTGCCGATCGGCCTGCTGTCGGAGCCCGGGTCACCGTCCCTCGACCGGGTCCAGTCGGGCGAGAACAGGGACGggaagggcagcagcagtctGCGGGCGATCGACTGCGCCATCTGCCGCGAGGTACTCGAGGTGCCCGTCATGcgggccggcgaggaagacccgacagcgggcggcgtcgtcggcgtcttcacGCGGAGGAACTATATGGTTACGCCGTGCCGGCACATCTTCCACAGCGCCTGCCTGGAGGGGTGGATGCGGTTCAGGCTGCAGTGTCCCATTTGTCGGGAGGAGTTGCCTCCCCTGTAG
- a CDS encoding Putative Heat shock factor binding 1 produces the protein MASNNPDSSATQSAISEDPKTDVNAAVEELLNTISNKFAGVSSEIFAKMDEMSRRLDNLEAALLANKEKEGGPSKSS, from the exons ATGGCTTCCAATAACCCTGACTCGAGCGCAACCCAGTCTGCC ATCTCGGAAGACCCCAAGACggacgtcaacgccgccgtcgaggagctcctgAACACCATCTCCAACAAATTCGCTGGAGTGTCAAGTGAGATTTTCGCCAAGA TGGATGAGATGTCCCGCCGCCTGGACAACCTGGAGGCGGCTCTGTTGGCcaacaaggagaaggagggtgGCCCGTCCAAGTCATCGTAG
- a CDS encoding Putative endoplasmic reticulum resident protein, translating into MVVLKSFVLGALAATVAAKSAVLDLIPSNFDDVVLKSGKPTLVEFFAPWCGHCKNLAPVYEELASAFESSNDVQIAKVDADAERDLGKRFGIQGFPTLKWFDGKSDQPAEYKGGRDLEALSAFITEKTSIKPRKKYTPPSAVNMLSDETFKTTIGGDKDVLVAFTAPWCGHCKTLAPIWETVAQDFSLDEGVVIAKVDAEAENSKGTASAEGVSSYPTIKFFPKGSKEGQLYSGGRSEADFVEFINEKAGTNRSPGGGLNAIAGTIAALDKIVAKYTGGTSLSDAAAEAKKEAETLKEQAQYKYAEYYVRVFDKLNKSDGYAQKELARLEGILSKGGLAPAKRDEITSKTNVLRKFLQKVEDKVTGEKEEL; encoded by the exons ATGGTTGTCCTCAAGAGCTTCGTGCTCGGCGCCCTGGCAGCAACCGTTGCTGCCAAGTCCGCCGTACTTGACCTGATCCCCTCCAACTTTGACGACGTTGTCCTCAAGTCTGGCAAGCCCACTCTCGTCGAGTTCTTTGCCCCCTGGTGCGGCCACTGCAAGAATCTCGCCCCCGTCTACGAGGAGCTTGCCAGCGCCTTCGAGTCCTCCAACGATGTTCAGATCGCCAAGGtggacgccgacgccgagcgcgaCCTGGGCAAGAGATTCGGAATCCAGGGATTCCCTACCCTCAAGTGGTTTGACGGCAAGAGCGACCAGCCCGCCGAGTACAAGGGAGGTCGCGATCTCGAGGCGCTGAGCGCCTTCATCACAGAGAAGACTAGCATCAAGCCCCGCAAGAAGTACACCCCGCCCAGCGCCGTCAACATGCTCTCGGATGAGACCTTCAAGACcaccatcggcggcgacaaggacgTCCTTGTTGCCTTTACTGCTCCTTGGTGCGGAC ATTGCAAGACACTCGCCCCTATCTGGGAGACTGTCGCTCAGGACTTTTCTCTTGACGAGGGTGTCGTGatcgccaaggtcgacgccgaggccgagaacagCAAGGGCACCGCCAGCGCTGAGGGCGTCTCTTCGTACCCGACCATTAAGTTCTTCCCCAAGGGCTCCAAGGAGGGCCAGCTCTACTCCGGCGGCCGCAGCGAGGCCGACTTTGTCGAGTTCATCAACGAGAAGGCCGGCACCAACCGCAGCCCTGGCGGTGGCCTCAACGCCATTGCCGGCACCATCGCTGCCCTCGACAAGATCGTCGCCAAGTACACCGGAGGCACTAGCCTTTCCGACGCTGCCGCtgaggccaagaaggaggccgagacccTCAAGGAGCAGGCGCAGTACAAGTACGCCGAGTACTACGTCCGCGTCTTCGACAAGCTCAACAAGAGCGATGGCTACGCTCAGAAGGAGCTCGCCCGCCTGGAAGGCATCCTGAGCAAGGGCGGCCTCGCCCCGGCCAAGCGTGACGAGATCACCAGCAAGACCAACGTGCTCCGCAAGTTCCTCCAGAAGGTCGAGGACAAGGTTaccggcgagaaggaggagttGTAG